One region of Dokdonia sp. 4H-3-7-5 genomic DNA includes:
- a CDS encoding peptidylprolyl isomerase: MAILNKIRSKSIFLIIIIALALFAFIFSSILDSGGFNADKQNRVASINGVNIDREAFASKVEEQTRRLGANASTTRAVNTVWEQEINRVVLEEQYEELGIEVGRDRTQELLKQALQNDTRFQDGDGFFSEGKMQEFIATLKESQNPNDYQNWLNFEENLRNQEKQSIYYNLIKAGVGSTLKDGEIAYRLDNNNVDIQFVQVPYTSVPDEEAPVSKEEIQKYVNEHKEEYKTDETRSIRFVKFSEEASLEDENALKAELSKLRNEYTSRNGATGVTETLAGFDKTDRVEDFLLDNSDIPYVNRWFFKKNLPATNADTLFALGKGGVYGPYKDNNYMNLSRVMDVRKMPDSVKSRHILIDFKGAVTNTQRGPVPSSATRTKEEAKNLADSLLSVIKRNSGKFEELAKEFSSDKSNSENGGDLDYQNPNLFAEGYRDFIVDNKTGSVGIAETNFGYHVIEITDQKNLQDVIKVATVVKEIVPSDKTISSIYNTTQKFELAAQDGDFQEVATENGYTVRPVQRIRAMDENLPGEGAQRSIVQWAFEEEVSVGDIKRFPVNNGYIVAQVTRRTPKGTERVEDVSTQVTPILRNMKKAAIIKDKLSGATLAEMAQSQSQTVKTASAISMNAPTIAGAGNEPKVVGAAFGLKEGEISDPIEGSRGVYVVQVTKITEAPALENYASFATQEAQKARVAVSSKVLNALKEAAEIEDNRATFY; encoded by the coding sequence ATGGCAATTTTAAATAAAATACGTAGCAAGAGCATCTTTTTGATAATCATTATCGCACTTGCGCTATTTGCATTCATTTTTTCTTCAATTTTAGATAGTGGAGGTTTCAATGCTGATAAGCAAAATCGCGTAGCATCTATTAATGGAGTAAATATTGATCGTGAAGCTTTTGCTTCAAAAGTAGAGGAGCAAACACGTAGATTAGGAGCAAATGCCTCAACTACACGTGCTGTAAATACAGTGTGGGAGCAAGAGATTAATCGTGTTGTTCTTGAAGAGCAGTATGAAGAGTTAGGTATTGAAGTAGGTAGAGACCGCACGCAAGAATTGCTTAAGCAAGCATTGCAAAACGACACACGTTTTCAAGATGGTGATGGTTTCTTTAGTGAGGGGAAGATGCAAGAATTTATCGCAACTCTTAAAGAGAGCCAGAATCCTAATGATTACCAAAACTGGTTAAATTTTGAAGAAAACTTAAGAAATCAAGAAAAGCAAAGTATATACTACAACCTTATAAAAGCAGGAGTAGGATCTACACTTAAAGATGGTGAGATTGCTTACAGACTTGATAACAATAATGTAGATATACAGTTTGTACAAGTTCCTTATACTTCAGTTCCAGATGAAGAGGCACCGGTAAGCAAAGAAGAAATTCAGAAATATGTAAATGAGCATAAAGAAGAGTATAAAACAGACGAAACACGTAGCATTCGTTTTGTGAAATTTTCAGAAGAAGCTTCATTAGAAGATGAAAATGCACTTAAAGCTGAATTATCTAAACTTAGAAATGAGTACACCTCACGTAATGGTGCAACTGGAGTGACGGAAACACTTGCAGGATTTGATAAGACAGATAGAGTAGAAGATTTCTTATTAGACAATTCAGATATTCCTTATGTAAATCGTTGGTTCTTTAAAAAGAACTTACCTGCAACAAACGCAGATACATTATTTGCCTTAGGCAAAGGAGGTGTTTACGGTCCTTATAAGGATAACAATTACATGAACCTTTCTCGTGTAATGGATGTGAGAAAAATGCCAGACTCAGTAAAGTCACGTCATATTTTAATTGATTTTAAAGGAGCGGTTACAAATACTCAGAGAGGACCTGTTCCTTCATCTGCCACTCGTACTAAAGAAGAAGCAAAGAATCTTGCAGATAGTTTGCTTTCAGTTATAAAAAGAAACAGTGGGAAATTTGAAGAGCTAGCAAAAGAGTTTTCTTCAGATAAGAGTAACAGCGAAAATGGAGGAGATCTTGATTACCAAAATCCAAATCTCTTTGCTGAAGGATATAGAGACTTTATCGTTGATAATAAAACTGGATCTGTAGGTATAGCCGAAACAAACTTTGGTTACCACGTGATTGAGATTACAGATCAAAAGAATCTTCAGGATGTAATTAAAGTAGCAACGGTAGTAAAAGAGATTGTACCATCAGATAAAACAATTTCATCTATCTACAATACAACTCAAAAATTTGAATTAGCTGCACAAGATGGAGATTTTCAAGAAGTAGCAACAGAAAATGGTTACACAGTAAGACCAGTGCAGCGTATACGTGCAATGGATGAGAATCTTCCTGGAGAAGGAGCTCAACGTTCAATCGTGCAGTGGGCTTTTGAGGAAGAAGTTTCTGTAGGAGATATTAAGCGTTTTCCAGTAAACAATGGATATATTGTAGCACAAGTTACTCGTCGCACTCCTAAAGGAACGGAGCGTGTAGAGGATGTATCTACTCAGGTAACTCCTATACTACGTAACATGAAGAAAGCTGCTATCATAAAAGACAAGCTCTCTGGAGCTACACTTGCAGAGATGGCACAGTCACAAAGCCAAACTGTAAAAACTGCATCTGCAATATCTATGAATGCGCCTACGATTGCTGGAGCAGGTAATGAGCCTAAAGTTGTAGGAGCGGCGTTTGGATTAAAAGAGGGAGAAATTTCTGATCCTATTGAAGGTTCAAGAGGAGTTTATGTGGTTCAAGTAACAAAAATTACGGAAGCACCGGCGCTTGAAAACTACGCATCATTTGCAACTCAAGAAGCTCAAAAGGCTAGAGTAGCAGTAAGTTCTAAAGTGCTTAATGCACTTAAGGAAGCTGCAGAAATTGAAGATAACAGAGCTACTTTTTACTAG
- a CDS encoding hemolysin family protein yields MGSFEVQIIVVCCSLILSAFFSGMEIAYISANKIHIEIEKKQNDFLSIVLTRLTARPSKFIATMLLGNNIALVVYGYFMGALLQGWLEGLPFGENLTWLETFVQEFSLLSQTIISTIVILITAEFLPKVFFQIYANKLLKFFAIPAYIFYLLFYFLSAFIIWVSDLVLKYLFKTDGDEVQLAFTKVELGNYISEQMESVNDQDEVDTEIQIFQNALEFSEVKSREVMLPRTEIIAVDERTTPAAINKIFIETGLSKILVYKDTIDDIIGYVHSFELFKKPKTISSVLMPVVYVPETMLVKDVLNMLTKKRKSICVVIDEYGGTSGMMTVEDIVEELFGEIEDEHDTAELIEEQLGEDHYKLSARHEVDYLNETYRLNLPESENYETLGGLVVSHAEEIPQEGENIEIDGIIFHILETSNTKIELLEVRISKD; encoded by the coding sequence ATGGGCAGCTTTGAAGTCCAGATAATTGTCGTTTGTTGCTCATTAATATTATCTGCATTCTTCTCAGGAATGGAGATTGCATATATCTCGGCAAACAAAATCCATATCGAAATAGAAAAAAAGCAGAATGATTTTCTTTCTATTGTATTAACTCGTCTTACTGCGAGACCTTCAAAGTTTATCGCAACCATGTTACTGGGCAATAATATTGCTTTGGTGGTATATGGTTATTTTATGGGAGCACTCTTGCAAGGGTGGCTTGAGGGTTTGCCTTTCGGCGAAAATTTGACGTGGTTAGAAACATTCGTCCAAGAATTCAGTCTATTGAGTCAGACTATTATTTCTACCATTGTCATTCTAATTACTGCAGAATTTTTACCAAAAGTATTTTTTCAGATTTATGCAAATAAGCTGCTTAAGTTTTTTGCTATACCTGCCTATATTTTCTATCTGCTGTTTTATTTTTTAAGTGCTTTTATAATTTGGGTTTCAGACTTAGTACTTAAATATTTGTTTAAAACAGATGGAGATGAAGTGCAACTAGCTTTCACGAAAGTGGAATTAGGAAATTATATTTCTGAGCAAATGGAATCTGTAAATGATCAAGATGAAGTAGATACGGAAATCCAGATATTTCAAAATGCTCTCGAATTTTCTGAGGTTAAGTCTAGAGAAGTAATGCTTCCTCGTACTGAGATTATAGCGGTAGATGAACGTACTACGCCAGCGGCGATTAACAAAATATTTATAGAAACTGGGCTTTCTAAGATACTTGTATATAAGGATACAATAGATGATATCATAGGATACGTGCACTCTTTTGAGTTGTTTAAAAAGCCTAAAACAATAAGTAGTGTTCTAATGCCTGTGGTATATGTGCCAGAAACAATGCTTGTTAAAGATGTGTTGAATATGCTCACAAAGAAGCGCAAGAGTATCTGTGTTGTTATTGATGAATATGGTGGTACGAGTGGCATGATGACCGTAGAAGATATTGTAGAAGAGCTTTTTGGTGAGATCGAGGATGAGCATGATACAGCAGAGCTTATTGAGGAGCAGCTAGGAGAAGATCATTATAAACTCTCTGCTAGACATGAAGTAGATTACCTCAATGAGACCTATAGGTTGAACCTTCCAGAGAGTGAAAACTATGAGACTTTAGGAGGTTTAGTAGTGAGCCATGCAGAGGAAATACCACAAGAAGGAGAGAACATAGAGATAGACGGTATAATCTTTCATATCCTTGAGACTTCAAATACAAAAATTGAACTCTTGGAAGTCCGTATTTCTAAAGACTAA
- a CDS encoding peptide MFS transporter, producing the protein MEYKFGGSETNQKTVLGHPSGLFVLFFTEMWERFSYYGMRALLVLFLVSAIIDGGWGWERAEALQLYAFYTGLVYVTPILGGLIADKITGYRKAVIIGALLMTLGHASMAFEISSDIFFYAGLILLIIGNGMFKPNISSMVGQLYKDQGKEKDAGYTIFYMGINSGAFLGILLCGYIGESVGWHYGFGLAGIFMLVGMLQFYFAQGIFGKIGSAPAKAGELDDVLEDGVENAADSIEDVIDDAEKSKVTRDRLIVISVLAFFTIFFWWAFEQAGGSMTIFAADYTDRVLEGSSGMTFKIVNTILTVVPMLIITWVLAMLFKQTYGKYALSNIILGLGFVIIWGIVIWMLSRQFADDAPEVPASWFGILNSFFIIAFAPLFSKIWKSKYNPSGPVKFAIGLILLGLGFGILSFGSMGIPLGAKTASVSMVFLVLAYLFHTLGELCVSPVGLSYVSKLAPAKLVGLMFGIWFVANFIANFAAGITGSYIDPIVEEHGMAIFFLIFTVIPAAAGVVMLLLNKTLIRMMHGIR; encoded by the coding sequence ATGGAATATAAATTCGGTGGTTCTGAAACCAATCAAAAGACAGTTTTAGGGCATCCTTCAGGTCTTTTTGTTCTCTTTTTTACAGAAATGTGGGAACGATTTTCCTACTATGGAATGCGTGCATTACTTGTTTTATTTTTAGTGTCAGCTATTATTGATGGCGGATGGGGCTGGGAGCGAGCAGAGGCACTACAGTTATATGCGTTCTATACAGGTCTAGTTTATGTGACTCCGATATTAGGAGGTTTAATAGCTGATAAGATTACAGGATATAGAAAAGCCGTAATCATAGGTGCCTTATTGATGACACTAGGTCACGCATCTATGGCTTTTGAGATTAGTTCAGACATTTTCTTTTATGCAGGTCTTATATTACTCATCATTGGTAACGGTATGTTTAAGCCGAATATTTCTTCGATGGTAGGGCAGTTGTATAAGGATCAAGGTAAAGAAAAGGATGCGGGATATACCATATTTTACATGGGTATTAACTCCGGAGCTTTTTTAGGTATTTTACTTTGTGGTTATATTGGAGAATCTGTTGGATGGCATTATGGATTTGGGCTTGCGGGAATTTTCATGCTTGTGGGAATGCTTCAGTTTTATTTTGCTCAAGGTATCTTTGGTAAGATAGGATCAGCACCAGCAAAAGCTGGTGAACTTGATGATGTCTTAGAAGATGGCGTTGAAAATGCTGCAGATAGTATTGAAGATGTTATTGACGATGCCGAAAAGTCTAAAGTAACTCGTGATCGTTTAATTGTAATTAGTGTTCTTGCATTTTTCACTATTTTCTTTTGGTGGGCATTTGAGCAAGCAGGAGGATCTATGACCATCTTTGCAGCAGATTATACAGATAGAGTTCTTGAAGGTAGTAGCGGTATGACTTTTAAAATAGTCAACACAATACTTACAGTAGTTCCTATGCTTATTATTACATGGGTATTAGCGATGTTATTTAAGCAAACGTATGGTAAATACGCACTTTCTAATATTATCTTAGGCTTAGGTTTTGTTATCATTTGGGGAATTGTAATCTGGATGTTATCTCGTCAGTTTGCAGATGACGCTCCAGAAGTACCTGCTTCTTGGTTCGGAATATTAAATTCATTCTTTATCATTGCATTTGCTCCTTTATTTTCAAAAATATGGAAGAGCAAATACAACCCTAGCGGACCAGTAAAGTTTGCTATTGGACTTATTCTTTTAGGTCTTGGTTTTGGTATTCTTTCTTTTGGATCTATGGGAATCCCATTAGGTGCAAAAACTGCTTCTGTAAGTATGGTATTTCTAGTACTTGCATATTTATTCCATACACTAGGAGAGTTATGTGTATCACCAGTGGGACTTTCATATGTAAGTAAACTTGCACCAGCAAAACTTGTTGGGCTTATGTTTGGTATCTGGTTTGTTGCAAACTTTATAGCAAACTTTGCAGCGGGTATAACGGGTAGTTATATTGATCCAATAGTTGAGGAGCATGGAATGGCAATCTTCTTTTTGATTTTTACCGTAATACCAGCAGCAGCAGGTGTTGTAATGTTATTATTAAATAAAACACTTATTAGAATGATGCATGGTATACGCTAA
- a CDS encoding hydroxymethylglutaryl-CoA reductase, degradative: protein MTKAISGFSRLSKTEKIAWLTSTYFENPTQATEVLSSYWNDDKKLQQLHDEFIENTITNYYLPLGVAPNFVINDRIYTIPMAIEESSVVAAASKAAKFWKDRGGFKTTVLGTTKVGQVHFTYDGDASLLTSFFESIKPQLIADTAAITKNMEKRGGGIKDITLVNKTQAVADYYQLHCTFETLNAMGANFINSCLEQFATTLKAGFEEEVRFRESGANLSIIMSILSNYVPDCVVRAEVSCPVADLSEKNIDGAQFAKKFIQAIAIAEEEPYRAVTHNKGIMNGIDAVILATGNDFRAVEAGVHAYAARDGQYRSLTHASVNNGIFKFWIEVPLALGTVGGLTKLHPLVKWSMELLENPSAQELMQIVAVAGLAQNFAALKSLTTTGIQEGHMKMHLMNILNQMEATTAEKQETVTHFKTNTVTHSAVVSFIEALRS, encoded by the coding sequence ATGACAAAGGCAATATCAGGATTTTCAAGACTTTCAAAAACAGAGAAAATTGCGTGGCTCACGTCTACGTATTTTGAAAATCCAACACAGGCAACTGAGGTGCTATCATCTTACTGGAATGATGATAAAAAATTACAACAGCTACACGATGAGTTTATAGAAAACACCATCACTAACTACTACTTACCACTAGGTGTTGCGCCAAACTTTGTTATAAATGATCGTATTTATACCATTCCCATGGCTATCGAGGAGAGCTCTGTGGTAGCTGCCGCAAGTAAAGCGGCTAAATTCTGGAAAGATAGAGGTGGTTTTAAAACTACCGTACTAGGAACTACAAAAGTAGGCCAAGTACATTTTACCTATGATGGTGATGCGTCGCTTTTGACATCATTTTTTGAATCCATCAAGCCACAGTTAATTGCAGATACTGCTGCAATCACAAAAAACATGGAGAAACGTGGTGGTGGCATTAAAGACATCACGCTCGTAAATAAAACCCAAGCAGTAGCAGATTATTACCAACTTCATTGCACTTTTGAAACGCTAAATGCAATGGGAGCCAATTTTATAAATAGTTGTCTAGAACAATTTGCAACGACACTTAAAGCGGGTTTTGAGGAAGAAGTACGCTTTCGCGAAAGCGGTGCAAACCTCTCTATTATCATGTCTATTTTATCAAACTACGTTCCAGATTGTGTAGTGCGAGCAGAGGTAAGTTGTCCAGTAGCTGATCTTTCTGAAAAGAATATAGATGGTGCACAATTTGCTAAAAAATTCATACAAGCTATTGCCATTGCCGAAGAGGAACCTTACCGCGCAGTTACTCACAACAAAGGAATAATGAATGGTATTGATGCTGTAATTCTTGCCACTGGAAACGACTTTAGAGCCGTAGAGGCTGGCGTGCACGCATATGCTGCTAGGGACGGGCAATATAGAAGTCTCACACATGCTAGCGTAAATAATGGAATATTTAAATTTTGGATTGAGGTACCACTCGCACTAGGAACCGTAGGCGGACTTACAAAATTACATCCGCTGGTAAAATGGTCTATGGAATTGCTAGAAAACCCATCTGCGCAAGAACTTATGCAAATTGTAGCTGTTGCGGGACTTGCACAAAACTTTGCAGCCTTAAAATCACTCACTACAACGGGAATTCAAGAAGGACACATGAAAATGCACCTCATGAATATCCTTAATCAAATGGAAGCAACTACTGCAGAAAAACAAGAAACAGTCACTCATTTTAAGACCAACACGGTTACACACAGCGCCGTTGTTTCTTTTATAGAAGCACTACGCTCATAA
- a CDS encoding thioredoxin family protein, protein MKKVLYLLLFIATGTMSAQKINWMTMDEALAAQQKEPKKIFMDVYTVWCGPCKMLDKNTFANPDVAAFINENYYAVKFNAEGTEVINYLGNTYTNPRHDPKKSRGRNSQHELAQALKLQGYPSMVFFDEKGNYIQPIVGYHSPKRLEIYVKMVGNDDYKEITTQEKWATYQEEFEYSWPN, encoded by the coding sequence ATGAAAAAAGTATTATACCTTCTTCTATTTATTGCGACGGGAACTATGAGTGCCCAGAAGATTAACTGGATGACCATGGATGAGGCGCTTGCTGCCCAACAAAAAGAGCCTAAAAAGATTTTTATGGATGTTTACACTGTATGGTGTGGACCTTGTAAAATGTTAGACAAAAACACCTTTGCAAATCCAGATGTAGCTGCTTTTATAAATGAAAACTACTACGCGGTAAAATTTAACGCAGAAGGTACAGAAGTAATTAATTACTTAGGTAACACATATACCAACCCGCGTCATGATCCTAAAAAATCAAGAGGGCGTAACAGTCAGCATGAACTTGCACAGGCTTTAAAACTTCAGGGGTATCCAAGTATGGTATTCTTTGACGAAAAAGGTAATTATATCCAGCCTATTGTAGGTTATCACTCTCCTAAGCGTTTAGAAATATACGTGAAGATGGTGGGTAATGATGATTATAAAGAGATTACTACTCAAGAGAAGTGGGCAACCTATCAAGAAGAGTTTGAGTACTCATGGCCTAATTAG
- a CDS encoding GYDIA family GHMP kinase, producing MNSSFYSHGKLLLTAEYLVLDGAEALALPTTRGQKLTVTTTQDPGLRWKSELHDGSTWFETHFTLPIKDCAVPNGDIPQRLLTILQAAQELNPQFLQGQEGLIATSTLEFPRDWGLGSSSTLIANIALWAQVNPYKLLEMTFGGSGYDIASATAQSAITYQRTKSDPIVKSVTFDPDFKENIFFIHLNKKQNSRQSIKHYRSLDSNLLLNEVSHFSQLTTAVKETKALQAFEQLLTEHEERLSKIIKTPTIKSELFSDYPHLIKSLGGWGGDFVMVTGEAQEMEYFKNKGFHTIIPYNEMILNF from the coding sequence GTGAACTCATCTTTTTACAGCCATGGTAAGTTATTATTAACCGCAGAATATCTGGTTCTTGATGGTGCAGAAGCACTTGCGCTTCCCACAACCAGAGGTCAGAAACTTACAGTCACAACAACGCAAGATCCGGGCCTACGTTGGAAAAGCGAGCTACATGATGGTTCCACATGGTTTGAAACCCATTTTACATTACCCATAAAAGACTGCGCAGTTCCTAATGGGGATATCCCGCAGCGCTTACTTACCATATTACAAGCAGCACAAGAACTTAATCCACAGTTTTTACAAGGGCAAGAAGGGCTTATAGCAACTAGCACTTTAGAATTCCCAAGAGATTGGGGTCTGGGCTCCTCCTCTACTCTTATTGCAAACATTGCTTTATGGGCTCAAGTTAACCCTTATAAGCTACTTGAAATGACTTTTGGAGGAAGTGGTTATGATATTGCCTCTGCAACAGCACAGAGCGCCATTACCTACCAGAGAACGAAAAGCGATCCAATCGTCAAAAGTGTAACTTTTGACCCCGACTTTAAAGAAAACATCTTCTTTATACACCTCAATAAAAAGCAGAACAGTAGACAAAGCATTAAGCACTATAGAAGCTTAGACAGCAACTTACTCCTCAACGAGGTTTCTCATTTTTCTCAACTTACTACAGCTGTCAAAGAAACCAAGGCACTTCAAGCTTTTGAACAACTGCTTACTGAGCACGAAGAAAGACTTTCAAAAATCATCAAAACTCCTACTATTAAAAGTGAGCTATTTTCTGACTATCCACACCTCATTAAGAGTTTAGGAGGTTGGGGAGGTGATTTTGTAATGGTTACCGGAGAAGCTCAAGAAATGGAGTATTTTAAAAACAAAGGCTTTCATACTATCATCCCGTACAACGAGATGATACTAAACTTCTAA
- a CDS encoding S9 family peptidase yields the protein MKIQLFLSAILLMAIQSATAQKKQITLEDIWKEGTFSAERLQSIHSMANGQEYAVQNFDRASRTGSVDIYSYATGDKVRTAVSSADIEGLDYFISYEFSGDEKQVLLATKLQSIFRRSTLGEFYVWNTLSRKLTKVSDDLIQEPTFSPDGTMIAYGKGNNLYVFNIAEGTTQQLTIDGKKNSIINGITDWVYEEEFGFVRAFDWSADSKKIAYIRFDETDVPEFSMDIYGKELYQTQSVFKYPKAGEANAKVTLRLHNLDSGNSRKAKDVEINLGDNAGYYIPRISWSKDPNVLSVQTLNRHQDTLKLSLFNAATYQTKLAVLETDKAYVDVTDNLTFLEDNSFIWTSEKDGWNHVYHHNADGTLKSQVTSGDWEVTGYYGYDAKTKRIFYQSSENGSINRGVYAIGLNGKKKQALAIKEGTNDADFSADFSNFIHTYSNTTTPYRFTLNDARDGKQIRVIKDNNDLKELYATYDISPKEFFEIDVNGVSLNAYMIKPTNFDPNKKYPLFMTQYSGPGSQSVANKWDTGNDYWFQMLAQNDYIVVCVDPRGTGLKGRDFKKITQKELGKYEVQDQIAAAKQLSERPYIDENRTGIWGWSYGGFMASNCLFQGADTFEMAIAVAPVTSWRFYDSIYTERYMQTPQENASGYDNNSPMSHVDKMEGDLLLVHGGGDDNVHVQNSTRLVEALVQANKQFDYFNYPDRNHGIYGGNTRFHLYTMMTEFIKEKL from the coding sequence ATGAAAATACAACTCTTTTTGAGTGCCATTTTACTCATGGCAATCCAGAGCGCAACTGCGCAAAAAAAGCAAATCACCCTTGAAGATATATGGAAAGAAGGCACTTTTAGTGCAGAGAGACTCCAGTCTATTCACTCCATGGCAAACGGACAAGAGTATGCCGTTCAAAACTTTGATAGAGCATCACGTACGGGAAGTGTAGATATTTACAGCTATGCAACGGGAGATAAAGTGCGCACAGCAGTAAGCAGTGCAGACATTGAAGGTCTTGATTACTTCATCAGTTATGAATTTAGTGGTGATGAAAAGCAAGTCTTGCTAGCGACCAAACTACAGTCAATCTTTAGAAGATCTACGCTAGGCGAATTTTATGTTTGGAATACGCTTTCGCGAAAGCTAACAAAGGTATCAGATGATCTTATCCAAGAGCCTACATTTTCTCCTGATGGGACGATGATTGCTTACGGAAAGGGTAACAACTTATATGTATTTAACATCGCAGAAGGTACAACCCAGCAGCTTACTATAGATGGAAAGAAAAATAGTATTATAAACGGTATTACGGATTGGGTTTATGAAGAAGAATTTGGTTTTGTGCGCGCCTTTGATTGGAGTGCAGATAGCAAGAAGATAGCTTATATACGTTTTGACGAAACAGATGTGCCAGAATTCTCTATGGATATTTATGGCAAAGAGCTTTACCAGACACAGTCAGTTTTTAAATACCCTAAAGCTGGTGAGGCAAATGCAAAAGTAACATTACGCCTTCACAACTTAGATAGCGGAAATAGCCGTAAAGCAAAGGATGTTGAGATAAATCTAGGTGATAACGCTGGGTACTATATTCCACGTATATCTTGGTCAAAAGATCCAAACGTACTTTCTGTACAAACTTTAAATCGTCATCAAGACACATTGAAGTTGTCACTTTTTAATGCGGCTACCTATCAAACAAAACTCGCTGTTCTTGAAACGGATAAGGCTTACGTGGATGTAACAGATAATCTTACTTTTCTAGAAGATAACAGCTTTATCTGGACGAGTGAAAAAGATGGATGGAATCACGTGTATCACCACAATGCAGATGGAACTCTTAAAAGCCAAGTAACCTCAGGCGACTGGGAAGTGACAGGATATTACGGTTATGATGCAAAAACAAAAAGGATATTTTACCAAAGCTCAGAAAATGGTTCAATCAACCGAGGGGTTTACGCGATAGGACTTAACGGTAAAAAGAAGCAAGCACTCGCTATAAAGGAAGGAACAAATGATGCCGATTTTAGTGCAGACTTTAGCAACTTCATTCATACATACTCAAACACAACAACGCCTTATCGTTTTACACTTAACGATGCTAGGGATGGAAAGCAAATACGTGTTATAAAAGACAATAATGATCTCAAAGAGCTTTATGCTACTTATGATATCTCTCCAAAGGAATTTTTTGAGATTGACGTAAACGGAGTTTCTCTTAATGCATATATGATTAAACCTACAAACTTTGATCCTAATAAAAAGTATCCGTTATTTATGACTCAGTACTCTGGGCCTGGATCACAAAGCGTTGCAAATAAATGGGATACAGGTAATGATTACTGGTTCCAGATGCTTGCTCAGAACGACTATATCGTGGTTTGTGTAGATCCTAGAGGAACAGGATTAAAAGGACGTGATTTTAAGAAAATCACTCAGAAAGAATTAGGGAAGTATGAAGTGCAAGATCAAATAGCAGCTGCTAAACAATTAAGTGAACGTCCATACATAGATGAAAATCGCACAGGAATCTGGGGATGGAGTTATGGAGGCTTTATGGCGTCTAATTGTCTTTTCCAAGGAGCAGATACCTTTGAAATGGCGATCGCTGTTGCACCAGTTACTTCTTGGAGGTTTTATGATTCTATTTATACAGAGCGTTACATGCAAACTCCGCAAGAAAATGCAAGTGGGTATGATAACAACTCTCCTATGAGCCACGTAGATAAGATGGAAGGTGATTTATTACTTGTGCATGGAGGTGGAGATGATAATGTGCATGTGCAAAACTCTACGCGTCTCGTAGAGGCTTTAGTACAAGCAAATAAGCAATTTGACTACTTCAATTATCCAGATAGAAACCACGGTATCTATGGTGGGAATACGCGTTTTCATTTATATACAATGATGACAGAATTCATAAAAGAGAAACTTTAA
- the lptC gene encoding LPS export ABC transporter periplasmic protein LptC — MYLQHRNILKFLVTAFAVTLFLSCGDNGEEIRKMSIKSDGPVTEGRGINLKYTDSGKVTAHLKTPYIKNYANSPFPYEEFPEGVEVIFIDDDKENVITSDYAIRYKYTNLIDLQKNVTLVTSDSVTLKAEQLYWDQTNNWIFTDQPYTIITKDGSRNDGDLFDSNEDFTNFVSLNNVSKQYVKENKEDL; from the coding sequence ATGTATCTACAACATAGAAATATATTAAAATTCTTAGTCACGGCTTTTGCCGTGACTTTGTTTTTAAGTTGTGGTGATAACGGGGAGGAGATACGTAAAATGAGTATCAAGTCTGACGGGCCTGTTACTGAGGGAAGAGGTATCAACTTAAAATATACAGACTCTGGAAAGGTAACGGCTCACCTTAAAACACCATATATAAAGAATTATGCAAACTCGCCTTTTCCATATGAGGAGTTTCCAGAAGGTGTTGAAGTTATTTTTATAGATGACGATAAAGAGAATGTGATCACCTCAGATTATGCTATACGGTATAAATATACAAATCTTATAGACCTGCAGAAGAACGTGACGCTTGTAACTAGTGATTCTGTTACACTTAAAGCAGAGCAGTTGTATTGGGATCAAACTAATAACTGGATTTTTACAGATCAACCTTATACCATTATTACAAAAGATGGCTCCCGCAATGATGGAGACCTTTTTGATTCTAATGAAGACTTTACAAATTTTGTATCTTTAAACAACGTAAGTAAACAATACGTTAAAGAAAATAAAGAAGACTTATGA